One window of the Eucalyptus grandis isolate ANBG69807.140 chromosome 6, ASM1654582v1, whole genome shotgun sequence genome contains the following:
- the LOC104449373 gene encoding annexin D1, translating into MSTLTVPQPLPPVADDCEQLRTAFAGWGTNEKLIISILGHRNAAQRKLIRQTYAETYGEDLLKALDRELTNDFERLVVLWSLDPAERDAYLANEATKRWTSSNQVLMEIACTRSPQQLLMARQAYHARYKKSLEEDVGHHTTGDFRKLLVPLVSSYRYDGDEVNMTLAKAEAKILHEKISEKAYGHEDLIRILATRSKAQVNATLNHYKNEFGNDINKDLKTDPKDEFLTILRATVKCLTRPEKYFEKVLRLAINKRGTDEGALTRVVATRAEVDMKFISEEYQRRNSIPLDRAIVKDTTGDYEKMLLALIGHVEA; encoded by the exons GATGGGGAACAAATGAGAAGCTGATCATATCCATATTGGGTCATAGGAATGCGGCGCAGAGGAAGCTGATTCGGCAAACCTATGCCGAGACTTACGGCGAGGACCTCCTCAAGGCATTGGACAGAGAACTTACCAATGATTTCGAG AGGCTGGTGGTCCTTTGGTCACTTGATCCGGCTGAACGTGATGCGTACTTGGCGAATGAAGCGACGAAAAGATGGACTTCAAGCAACCAGGTTCTAATGGAAATAGCCTGCACGAGGTCTCCGCAGCAGTTGCTTATGGCAAGACAAGCATATCATGCCCGATACAAGAAGTCGCTGGAAGAGGACGTCGGTCACCACACAACTGGAGATTTTCGTAAG TTGCTGGTACCTCTTGTGAGCTCCTACCGTTATGATGGAGATGAGGTGAATATGACTTTGGCAAAAGCAGAGGCTAAGATACTCCACGAGAAGATCTCAGAGAAGGCTTATGGCCATGAGGATCTCATAAGGATTTTGGCTACTAGGAGCAAAGCACAGGTCAATGCTACGCTGAATCACTACAAAAATGAGTTTGGAAATGATATCAACAAG GATTTGAAAACTGATCCAAAAGACGAGTTCCTTACTATACTGAGAGCTACAGTAAAGTGCCTGACTCGCCCTGAGAAGTATTTTGAGAAGGTTCTTCGTCTAGCCATCAATAAGCGAGGAACAGATGAAGGGGCTCTGACCAGAGTAGTTGCTACCAGGGCCGAGGTTGACATGAAGTTTATAAGTGAGGAGTACCAGAGGAGGAATAGCATCCCTCTCGATCGTGCCATTGTCAAGGACACTACTGGAGACTATGAAAAAATGCTTCTGGCATTGATTGGCCACGTCGAGGCTTGA